The DNA segment TTGAGGATAATAGCTTGGATTTGCCTGCCAAAGCCAGGTTTGCGTAACATATTACATAGTTCTTATTTCCCAAAGGAGCACCACTAGATAGGAGGTGGCCTTACCTGTCCAGGCAGAGCAGACATGGAATCAGAGGTCACCATGCGCTGGAAGCGCTGGGGTTGCTGCattatctgctgcaggaggaatgTAGACTGGTcagattgctgctgctgttgctgctgctgctgcagctgcaagGTGGCAGTGGCAGTAGAAGAGGCAGTGGCAGAAGGAACATGTGCTGGTGTTGCCTGAGGCAGGTAGTGGAGCAGGGATGGCTGCCTGGAGGGGACAGGCATGGAGGCTATCTTCTGGGTGCTTGGCTCAGAAACAAAATGTGACAAGGGCTTGGTGTTGCTGAAGGTAAAGGGCTCAGGTGCTTCTGGACTGGAACTTGCCAGGCCCTGCTGCATGATCATGCTCAGGGTTTTGGGTTGCTGGCTGCTGGTCATAGGCTTAAAGATTGAATTtgtttgctgctgttgctgctgttgctgttgctgctgctgttgctgctgctgctgctgttgctgctggctTAGCagattgctggtgggagtgaggCTCCTGATCAGAGAGTACTGTGGAGTGAAAGACTGCTGTGGCaagccggggctggagagattctCAGGGCGGTAGGGTGGGGATGGCCCTGGGGTGCTGGTAGGCAGAGCAGATATTAGGTGTCCCTGAGGGCTTTTGACAGTAGAGGACACCAGATTGGCAAGAATGGAGCTCTGGGGGCTGAATTGTGGCTGCTGATTGTGAGGCAGACCTGTGAGCTTCGCTGGAGCATAGGGCAAGGTGGGCCCAAGGGCAGCATTGCTGCTGGGGGCCATGCTGGAGAGTAAGGCATTGGGCGAGCTTTGCACAGCACTGCCAGACAAGCTATTGGATGACATGCAGGATGCTGTGAAGTTCTGTGGGCtgaaaggtggtggtggtggctgtggtggtggtggatgaggTGATGGCACCGGGAGGTAAGGTGGGGACAGAACTGGAGGAGGGAGACTGGACCAGCTGCGGTTGGAACCTTGTTGTTTTGTAGCAGATCCCTGCTTGCTGGCTGCAAGAGCTTTCAGCTGGTGGGCATGATGCCACTGAGGCACAGATAATGGAGGCAAAGTGACAGGGAGCATGGTCTGGACCTGGTTTTTTACCTGAGCCTGTGCCGTTGAAGAACTGGGTGAGACTATCTGCTTACTGGTGGAAGGAATGGAATAGCTGATCCCTGTGGAGGAGGGCAAGATTGGTAGAGATGTGCCAGTGACTTGACTGCAGCTAGATGCATAATCTTTGCTGGGTCCAAGGTTCTCCATATGTGGTGTCTGAACTGGAGGCTTGGCAGGAGGGCCAAGGAGGGCCTGGGGGTGATGTAAAACCAGAGGTTCTTCTGGCTTGCTCCCCAGAATCTTCTCAAGGTCAAGATCATTTGAAGAAGGCTCTTGAATTTTAGTTAGTTCCTCCAGCAGATCTTGAAGCTCCTGATCTACAGCTGGTATACTGTTGTTTTTCTCATAGTAAGGAACAGCATGCCCTTTCAGCCCCATGTCTGCAGTTGATGACACCCCAAATGGTGAGCCCATAGCACTGCTATTCATAGAATTATTGTCTAAAGGATTATTCTCAAGGAGTAATGACTGGCCAGCCACTCCCATATCTGCAGAGCTAGGATTCATGGTTAATGTGGGCATCTGTAGCTCTGTAGAAAGAGAAGTAGAGTGGGCACCTGGGCCCATAGAGAGGGTGACatcttcaaggcaaggtctcttgaTTTTATTAGGGTAGCCACCATCAGCCATGCCTGTGAAGTGGAAGTtgtctccttcctgtcttctcttacTGGTTCCCTGTGTttatgagaggagagagagagagagagagagagagagagagagagagagagagagagagagagagagagagagagagaatgagaatgaatgagagagggagaatgagagagagaatatgaatttaATGAAAGGTTTGACATATTAAAGTTAATGCTAGGAAGCCCACGTATAAAACAGATCTCTCAGTTTAGAGTTACACTTgtcaaaaatcataaaattatggTCTATTTTTAGAaggatgtattttgttttgtttctttgtttctgtgtctcattTAAATAGTCCTGTTATATTTCAAATAAAGCAATATGTTGTCTGTATACTAAACAGGACTGAAAGTCACACAAAGGGTATTCTTTGTACACCTAAAGGGGGAGTTCAGGGACTATACTGAAGTCACTAAATGAATTTGCTGCCAAAGTCAGGCACTCAAGAACAAACTAGAACTAGCTGAATAATTTCAATTCTTACCTATATACAGATAACCCAGTTctgaaaaagacaaacaataaaatgaatattgaaCTTCTAGGTTGCCTCACTGTCTTGCTTAAATGAATCAGGGTATGTTGATAAAATAGAACCCAACAGtgtcagagaaatggaaatgcaAAGGAGCTGCCTAAGATATATGTTTAGGAGAAAGCTCATGAATTAGAACAGCCACTGTTGTCATTATTCCATTTAGtttacacccacatgcacacatatgcactgCTTAGTACATACAAAAATAACTTGGATGGACCAATATTTTAGAGTGGTCACCTTTGAGGAATAGCTGGCAAttctttttctattctctgaatttctgtattgtttgtttttaatgagaaaaacttGCAATAAAAGAAAAGCTCAAGtataaagttatttaaataagGAATTCCTCTGTGCAGATGCATCCTTGGGTTGGGGAGATATCAAACAACAGGAAGAGGCCCCACTGTGGGATCAGCACCTTGGGAGAGCTGCCCATTATATATAAAAGCAGTCTTTAGGAGAAAAGCAACACTTTGTTTCCCTGTTTCAGATTCTTATCCATGATTCAGTCATGTTAATAACCATGAGTTTTCTTTCAGTAGgtaaagagagaggaggtggaggcatgCTTGTGACAATAAGGATAGGATGCTGATTCTGGCAGCCACTCATCTGCTAGCAGGCTAAAGTCATGGCTCTCATGGCCAAGTGAACACCAAAGTAAATCCCCTAGAGCTGTGTGCTTCAGGCCTTCCTGTAAGTGAGAATCACTTAGAACTATCTAGATAGCCAGATCCTCCCAAAAGAAATCAGCTATTTTAGTTTAACCCAGGGTAGGGCCTAGGGAGTGGACAGAGGCAGCATGGCATATGTCCCTGATCATCAGGTAGATATAGGGAGGTCTTACCCTTGCCATGTAAAGTCTCTGGGCTCATTTTATCACGTGAGAAATGATGAGAAAGAGCTCTCATGTCCTCCTGCTGCTCTCTTGACTGGAACGGGCAGACTATATGATAAATGTAGGGCCTCAAAGGGTTGTGACATTCCTAATGCAGATCTATAAGAGCCCTGAAAATTCACTATCTTCCAATAACAATGGCTACCCCTCAGGTATTAAGTAGGGCTTTCCTTGTATTGCCTATCCAGTGGGTCAAGGCCAGATGAAGGGTGAGAACCAATGACCACCTGGCTGCCTCTCAGTCTATTATCTTCAGCCATCCAGACAGTAGAACACTGTATCATCTTCATAGAAGGACCTTACTACCTTGAGTAAGAGGACTCACACATCCTTGACTTTTCTGAGATGCTCATGATTCAAACACGGGCATCAGACCTGTTGCTAAATTCATTTGAGGACTGAATACTACAGGTTGGGCAAGACTGGTTGGGTAGATGAAAAGGCCTAGCCAGTCTTACATGCCCAGTTTCCAATCAAGGAGCCTGGTTGAGGTTCAGAAGCTGTTCAGGAAGCAGTTCACCGAGTGTTTGGTCCACAGAAAAtacagtaataaataataaatagcaaTTGAGTGAACCAATGGACAGATGAACCCAAATGCCTTGGCACATTGTGAACTTGGCAATTCTTTCAGTCACTTACAGAGCAGCCCACAAACAAGTCCCTCAAATTCCAAACTGGTATTTGGTTCCTTCAATATTCTGtcaaaaaagccaaagaaatctGATAGGCTTAAAATAGAAATATCTAAAATGAATCAATAGGTGTTCATATAGTATAGACCTCCATAGCCATCCCTTTGCAGGGAACCCAGGTTAGCAACAGTTGGGTCCTACATTCTACTTCAATGTAGCATGAAATACACAGCAGTTTTAACAATAGTGAAATCTATACACACAAGTAAGCAGGCAAGCAGATGGTAGGAttaggtggaggggaggggaaataaAGCTATAAGCCTGGAATTCTGGCCAAGTGGGCCTCTGAAATTCACTGGCAGGACCCCTAgagcttttctttagttgttgGTCTGCCATGAAGCTGTTGGGAATAAGGTGTCAAGGATTGGGAAAGTAGACATTACTCCTGGACTCGAATAGTAACATAAGTGAGAATTTGTGTGCGTCCATCAAGCACATCCATGCAAGTGGCCCCCACTCACTTCTGTCTGAGTATTCATTAACAAAACAGATCACACGATACCTTCTTGGGGTGCCAAGGGGCATCTCATGCTGCTTAGATCTGATTCATTAAGTCCACAGCCAGTAGCTGCTGGTGCTTAGCACAGTGAACACTGAGGGGTATCTAATGAGAAGGGAGTATCCCCTTGGCTGCCCTCAGGCATGTCTCCTGAGTACTTCCCAACTAACTAGATTGCCATTTTGGTAGAGGGGCAGCCATAGGCTCTTCTGAAATTTTGCTTTTCAATAAGATCTACCTTTGGTAGAGGCTGTGCAGCTCTGTGTTTGGGACTCAGTGTTAAGAGCTTCCAATATTTAACCAAGGGGCATCAAGGACAAGAAAAAAACAGGTGTATTTCCTGGGGAGAGCTCTGCTTCAGTCTCATACCATCTGCTCTCACTGAACATTGGGAATGTTGAGATATGGCAAtccatttttttgtgtatgtctaggtgcacatgtgtgcataataGGACTGGGCTTATAGGAAAGGAGAAATTAAAGCAAATACCTGGATAAGTACAGATGCACATATAAATATCCATGTATATACtatccatttttatatttaagaatgtATCATTTGCATGTTGGATTTGAGCAAAATATTCCCATAAACTGAAGCTGAAGTTTCTGTGGGACAAAGATTATCAGCTTTCCCAGATTTGCAAGACAAGCGACTCTAGAGAATCATGGGTGGTTAGGATGGGGTGCTAATTGGCTTACAAGAAAGGACCCCAATCTCTGTTACTAGATGGTTTAGATCATGAATCTTGCCCTAGAGATAGGGATTTGTTAATGTCATTACCTTGCCCTGCATCAGAAGAGACTGCATGCTCAGCACTAGATGCAAACATAGGCCCCTACTTCCAATCTCAAAGACAGGACATTTCCTTTTTTGGGGATGAGGGCCAGATGATTAAGCAGATGGTCTCAGAGTAGCAGTGGCTGGCCTTCATATGCAGTCCAGGCCAATGCAACAGGGAGATGTTGGTATACACTGATTCCTTGTGTGATTCTGAAAAAACCCTCTCTAACTGCTGTGGAGCCCTCCACTCTACACAATGCTTCATTGCATGACTCATTTGAATGATATGAATTGTGTGGAGCCTTTTGACTGTTCAGACCTTTTACTACTGGGAACATGTGACTGAGATGCAGCCAGGCTGCATAGCCAAGGAACCAAGAAAATGTCCATTTGCTTCAGTATTtcagagagacaaaaaaaaaaaaaacaaaaaaacatggaagGCATCAAAAGGTGAGGTAAAAATGGCTCTAACATGTACCTGGGCAGTGCTTACAAATGACAGAAGGCCCTTCATCTGTACAGTGACAGGAATAGTGGAAGACATCCTTAGCCAGTAATTCTTAGACATCTTGCAAGCCAGCCGAGTTCACACAAACCATAGCCTGGTAAGTTGTCAGATTCCATCATTGTGCTTAAACATTTCTATGCTGCTCTGGGCTGTGACAGACTCTATCTCCAGCTTTCCACACCTCCCCCTGGGACACCACTCATAGACTAGCCAAGTAGACTGGCCCTACGTTTATACCACAATCCCCTTCTGAGGCTTCCTATTTGACTGATAAGTGCATGTAGGATGGGCGGTATCAgatctctccctttccctttctcctagTCTACTTGTGCCTTCTTCTCATGACTACCACCTTATTGGCTTGGTATCCTGATGCAGTGGTGGACCCTCAGGTAATGGTAGACACTGTACTCATATTGGTAATATGATTGGGATTGAGATAGTTGAGGAATTCCCTGGACCGAGACTTGTTAGTCTGAGTAGCATTTTAGGGAGATTCCTAGTGTATTTCAGAGACTTGATATCTGTCAGAGCCAGTCTGAAAGAGTATAGATCCATTATCAACGTGAGAGCCATTATAGAAATATTAAGTACCAGGTTGTCTTTAGTGAGGGTGTCTGTGGAGAAACCATGGACCACGTGGTGTAGCTCTAAAACTCTGGTTGTGACTAGGTGAACATGGAAGCACCAAATCTGCACCCTAGCGACTATTAAATTATATTGCTTGTACACTAAAACCCCTTGAGTTCTATCTCCTCCAGGCCTCAAAGGACAATCCCAACACCAGGTGCTCTTCCTCAGAGAACTCATTTGACTtgagctctctctctcaaattccttAGCTGGGCAGAGACATAGCATGCTTACTAAATAAGCCCACTTTAGCTTCTAATGACCTGGAGAGATATTGAACCTAGTTAGATTTAGGTCCAGACTTGGGAACTCTAATACTATCAAAGCACAGGCTTGGAGGGGACACAAGGAACAATGGTCTGTCTAGAggactttcctttttcttgtaAATTGTGGTACAATTGACATACTAtggaattaagtttttaaaaagagagtctCATAGGCTAGCTTGAAGCTAACTATGAATCTAGGCTAGACTTGAAGTCATGATGATCcgcttgcctcagccttccgagtgGTAGGATTATAATtctgagtcaccacacctggctgaaatGAACTTTTACTGAAGTGTACCCTTCTGTGGTATTTAGTCCATTCAGGATGCTGTTCAACCATTGCCATCAAATAGTCCCTCAATTCTTCCCTTATCCCAGATGGAAACATTTTAACCATTAAGCTGAGTTTCTCCTGTCTTCAGGCTCTGTAACCATTCATTTTTGTCTCTCTAAGCTTAGCTATTTTCAATATTTCATAGAAATGGAACTGTACAAAATGCAGCcttttgtatatagttactgTCCCTGAGCAtgttttctaggtccatccatgtTGTGGCATCCATCAATACTTAATTTTTCATGGGTGAACAATATGTCATTGAATAAGTagagtacatttttttctattcatctattgAATGATGGATATTTGTGTTGTTTCTATCTTTtggcatattttaatttttccttattcctgagaatttcatacatgtatgcaatgaaACATCACATCTACCCTCTCAGTTCCACTTCCAACTCCCCACATATCCTCCACAACAATTCTTCATTCTAACttcatgtcatttaaaaaaaatagtccaCTAAGTCCAGTTAATGTTGCCTATATGTGCATGGTTATGGGGCTATCCCCAGGATCATGGGAAACCAACTAATGGCCACATTCTCCAGAAAGAAagactctccctttcccagcagctacCTACTTCTAATAGCTACTCAATATGTGGTAAAGCCTGGAGATCATGTACCTGTCTAAACTGGAGCTGTACAGAGACTTCAGTttttgtgagttcatgagtgtgatAGCCATGCCATAtcaagaagacagcatttcataccACTCTTGCTATGAACACTTAAGTACACACTTTATTGTAAGTTTGCTTTTGACTTGGAGAAAGTGGAATGGCTGGGTCACAGGGTAATTCCTGTGCTTAGCTTTCTGAGGACCCCAAAACTGTTGTTTCACAATCTAGGTCCTCTTAGAAACATCTACCATTGTGGTTATATGGGAAGACTATAGGGAGGACTCTGATAACTTCCAGACTGGGCAAGAGAAATCTCTGTAGTTCTTTATGGTATGATGTTCTTtatacatactaggcaagcactatcCCACTGAACTATAT comes from the Peromyscus maniculatus bairdii isolate BWxNUB_F1_BW_parent chromosome X, HU_Pman_BW_mat_3.1, whole genome shotgun sequence genome and includes:
- the Mamld1 gene encoding mastermind-like domain-containing protein 1 isoform X6 encodes the protein MDDWKSRLVIESMLPHFNMVGNRQEPRKLQESGTSKRRQEGDNFHFTGMADGGYPNKIKRPCLEDVTLSMGPGAHSTSLSTELQMPTLTMNPSSADMGVAGQSLLLENNPLDNNSMNSSAMGSPFGVSSTADMGLKGHAVPYYEKNNSIPAVDQELQDLLEELTKIQEPSSNDLDLEKILGSKPEEPLVLHHPQALLGPPAKPPVQTPHMENLGPSKDYASSCSQVTGTSLPILPSSTGISYSIPSTSKQIVSPSSSTAQAQVKNQVQTMLPVTLPPLSVPQWHHAHQLKALAASKQGSATKQQGSNRSWSSLPPPVLSPPYLPVPSPHPPPPQPPPPPFSPQNFTASCMSSNSLSGSAVQSSPNALLSSMAPSSNAALGPTLPYAPAKLTGLPHNQQPQFSPQSSILANLVSSTVKSPQGHLISALPTSTPGPSPPYRPENLSSPGLPQQSFTPQYSLIRSLTPTSNLLSQQQQQQQQQQQQQQQQQQQQQTNSIFKPMTSSQQPKTLSMIMQQGLASSSPEAPEPFTFSNTKPLSHFVSEPSTQKIASMPVPSRQPSLLHYLPQATPAHVPSATASSTATATLQLQQQQQQQQQSDQSTFLLQQIMQQPQRFQRMVTSDSMSALPGQGCCHRCAWTTASLWLEHQHQQWNSLTSTHGHVPPSNLTHVDKACKLGEARPPQVSLGRQPPSRQALGSESFLPGSSFAHELARVTSSYSTSEAAPWGGWDPKAWRQVPAPLLPSCDAAAKEAEIRSYGNDP
- the Mamld1 gene encoding mastermind-like domain-containing protein 1 isoform X4 codes for the protein MDDWKSRLVIESMLPHFNMVGNRQEPRKLQESGTSKRRQEGDNFHFTGMADGGYPNKIKRPCLEDVTLSMGPGAHSTSLSTELQMPTLTMNPSSADMGVAGQSLLLENNPLDNNSMNSSAMGSPFGVSSTADMGLKGHAVPYYEKNNSIPAVDQELQDLLEELTKIQEPSSNDLDLEKILGSKPEEPLVLHHPQALLGPPAKPPVQTPHMENLGPSKDYASSCSQVTGTSLPILPSSTGISYSIPSTSKQIVSPSSSTAQAQVKNQVQTMLPVTLPPLSVPQWHHAHQLKALAASKQGSATKQQGSNRSWSSLPPPVLSPPYLPVPSPHPPPPQPPPPPFSPQNFTASCMSSNSLSGSAVQSSPNALLSSMAPSSNAALGPTLPYAPAKLTGLPHNQQPQFSPQSSILANLVSSTVKSPQGHLISALPTSTPGPSPPYRPENLSSPGLPQQSFTPQYSLIRSLTPTSNLLSQQQQQQQQQQQQQQQQQQQQQTNSIFKPMTSSQQPKTLSMIMQQGLASSSPEAPEPFTFSNTKPLSHFVSEPSTQKIASMPVPSRQPSLLHYLPQATPAHVPSATASSTATATLQLQQQQQQQQQSDQSTFLLQQIMQQPQRFQRMVTSDSMSALPGQQKKQRSGPMAMTPKQQNLYITQQMTQFQVQEQVISKCSQTKAKPSSNQHMMPPKTELLQDNLIPRILPPTSHMGVFSSTLRKQQVNTGLPFPNSSGLGQDPLKSPGFVYPKAKAMPPEVLRPKLCVNPLGSQPLTHHQLSLPSVPMMSPVFSNAVWAVAAAAVATPVSKESPLSQVDNSMLQHFDSNSIIFAKAPISTPPTTLAFPSQQAVVQANQMAPGARPGHKMRAALASPRFSLLGNQSLMQSPAQGPVPVLSTKSLQQRMAGCSPISPIQGLELPSYVAANAATSQSPSSLIKTGTTPEPQDNVLPQSQSKTDGLISPSSAGSEVDFMDELLESSSVAPDEDWVCNLRLIDDILEQHAAAQNATTQNAVQVTQGAEEL
- the Mamld1 gene encoding mastermind-like domain-containing protein 1 isoform X7; this translates as MDDWKSRLVIESMLPHFNMVGNRQEPRKLQESGTSKRRQEGDNFHFTGMADGGYPNKIKRPCLEDVTLSMGPGAHSTSLSTELQMPTLTMNPSSADMGVAGQSLLLENNPLDNNSMNSSAMGSPFGVSSTADMGLKGHAVPYYEKNNSIPAVDQELQDLLEELTKIQEPSSNDLDLEKILGSKPEEPLVLHHPQALLGPPAKPPVQTPHMENLGPSKDYASSCSQVTGTSLPILPSSTGISYSIPSTSKQIVSPSSSTAQAQVKNQVQTMLPVTLPPLSVPQWHHAHQLKALAASKQGSATKQQGSNRSWSSLPPPVLSPPYLPVPSPHPPPPQPPPPPFSPQNFTASCMSSNSLSGSAVQSSPNALLSSMAPSSNAALGPTLPYAPAKLTGLPHNQQPQFSPQSSILANLVSSTVKSPQGHLISALPTSTPGPSPPYRPENLSSPGLPQQSFTPQYSLIRSLTPTSNLLSQQQQQQQQQQQQQQQQQQQQQTNSIFKPMTSSQQPKTLSMIMQQGLASSSPEAPEPFTFSNTKPLSHFVSEPSTQKIASMPVPSRQPSLLHYLPQATPAHVPSATASSTATATLQLQQQQQQQQQSDQSTFLLQQIMQQPQRFQRMVTSDSMSALPGQTHVDKACKLGEARPPQVSLGRQPPSRQALGSESFLPGSSFAHELARVTSSYSTSEAAPWGGWDPKAWRQVPAPLLPSCDAAAKEAEIRSYGNDP
- the Mamld1 gene encoding mastermind-like domain-containing protein 1 isoform X5 encodes the protein MADGGYPNKIKRPCLEDVTLSMGPGAHSTSLSTELQMPTLTMNPSSADMGVAGQSLLLENNPLDNNSMNSSAMGSPFGVSSTADMGLKGHAVPYYEKNNSIPAVDQELQDLLEELTKIQEPSSNDLDLEKILGSKPEEPLVLHHPQALLGPPAKPPVQTPHMENLGPSKDYASSCSQVTGTSLPILPSSTGISYSIPSTSKQIVSPSSSTAQAQVKNQVQTMLPVTLPPLSVPQWHHAHQLKALAASKQGSATKQQGSNRSWSSLPPPVLSPPYLPVPSPHPPPPQPPPPPFSPQNFTASCMSSNSLSGSAVQSSPNALLSSMAPSSNAALGPTLPYAPAKLTGLPHNQQPQFSPQSSILANLVSSTVKSPQGHLISALPTSTPGPSPPYRPENLSSPGLPQQSFTPQYSLIRSLTPTSNLLSQQQQQQQQQQQQQQQQQQQQQTNSIFKPMTSSQQPKTLSMIMQQGLASSSPEAPEPFTFSNTKPLSHFVSEPSTQKIASMPVPSRQPSLLHYLPQATPAHVPSATASSTATATLQLQQQQQQQQQSDQSTFLLQQIMQQPQRFQRMVTSDSMSALPGQGCCHRCAWTTASLWLEHQHQQWNSLTSTHGHVPPSNLQKKQRSGPMAMTPKQQNLYITQQMTQFQAVQEQVISKCSQTKAKPSSNQHMMPPKTELLQDNLIPRILPPTSHMGVFSSTLRKQQVNTGLPFPNSSGLGQDPLKSPGFVYPKAKAMPPEVLRPKLCVNPLGSQPLTHHQLSLPSVPMMSPVFSNAVWAVAAAAVATPVSKESPLSQVDNSMLQHFDSNSIIFAKAPISTPPTTLAFPSQQAVVQANQMAPGARPGHKMRAALASPRFSLLGNQSLMQSPAQGPVPVLSTKSLQQRMAGCSPISPIQGLELPSYVAANAATSQSPSSLIKTGTTPEPQDNVLPQSQSKTDGLISPSSAGSEVDFMDELLESSSVAPDEDWVCNLRLIDDILEQHAAAQNATTQNAVQVTQGAEEL
- the Mamld1 gene encoding mastermind-like domain-containing protein 1 isoform X2, producing the protein MDDWKSRLVIESMLPHFNMVGNRQEPRKLQESGTSKRRQEGDNFHFTGMADGGYPNKIKRPCLEDVTLSMGPGAHSTSLSTELQMPTLTMNPSSADMGVAGQSLLLENNPLDNNSMNSSAMGSPFGVSSTADMGLKGHAVPYYEKNNSIPAVDQELQDLLEELTKIQEPSSNDLDLEKILGSKPEEPLVLHHPQALLGPPAKPPVQTPHMENLGPSKDYASSCSQVTGTSLPILPSSTGISYSIPSTSKQIVSPSSSTAQAQVKNQVQTMLPVTLPPLSVPQWHHAHQLKALAASKQGSATKQQGSNRSWSSLPPPVLSPPYLPVPSPHPPPPQPPPPPFSPQNFTASCMSSNSLSGSAVQSSPNALLSSMAPSSNAALGPTLPYAPAKLTGLPHNQQPQFSPQSSILANLVSSTVKSPQGHLISALPTSTPGPSPPYRPENLSSPGLPQQSFTPQYSLIRSLTPTSNLLSQQQQQQQQQQQQQQQQQQQQQTNSIFKPMTSSQQPKTLSMIMQQGLASSSPEAPEPFTFSNTKPLSHFVSEPSTQKIASMPVPSRQPSLLHYLPQATPAHVPSATASSTATATLQLQQQQQQQQQSDQSTFLLQQIMQQPQRFQRMVTSDSMSALPGQGCCHRCAWTTASLWLEHQHQQWNSLTSTHGHVPPSNLQKKQRSGPMAMTPKQQNLYITQQMTQFQVQEQVISKCSQTKAKPSSNQHMMPPKTELLQDNLIPRILPPTSHMGVFSSTLRKQQVNTGLPFPNSSGLGQDPLKSPGFVYPKAKAMPPEVLRPKLCVNPLGSQPLTHHQLSLPSVPMMSPVFSNAVWAVAAAAVATPVSKESPLSQVDNSMLQHFDSNSIIFAKAPISTPPTTLAFPSQQAVVQANQMAPGARPGHKMRAALASPRFSLLGNQSLMQSPAQGPVPVLSTKSLQQRMAGCSPISPIQGLELPSYVAANAATSQSPSSLIKTGTTPEPQDNVLPQSQSKTDGLISPSSAGSEVDFMDELLESSSVAPDEDWVCNLRLIDDILEQHAAAQNATTQNAVQVTQGAEEL
- the Mamld1 gene encoding mastermind-like domain-containing protein 1 isoform X1 → MDDWKSRLVIESMLPHFNMVGNRQEPRKLQESGTSKRRQEGDNFHFTGMADGGYPNKIKRPCLEDVTLSMGPGAHSTSLSTELQMPTLTMNPSSADMGVAGQSLLLENNPLDNNSMNSSAMGSPFGVSSTADMGLKGHAVPYYEKNNSIPAVDQELQDLLEELTKIQEPSSNDLDLEKILGSKPEEPLVLHHPQALLGPPAKPPVQTPHMENLGPSKDYASSCSQVTGTSLPILPSSTGISYSIPSTSKQIVSPSSSTAQAQVKNQVQTMLPVTLPPLSVPQWHHAHQLKALAASKQGSATKQQGSNRSWSSLPPPVLSPPYLPVPSPHPPPPQPPPPPFSPQNFTASCMSSNSLSGSAVQSSPNALLSSMAPSSNAALGPTLPYAPAKLTGLPHNQQPQFSPQSSILANLVSSTVKSPQGHLISALPTSTPGPSPPYRPENLSSPGLPQQSFTPQYSLIRSLTPTSNLLSQQQQQQQQQQQQQQQQQQQQQTNSIFKPMTSSQQPKTLSMIMQQGLASSSPEAPEPFTFSNTKPLSHFVSEPSTQKIASMPVPSRQPSLLHYLPQATPAHVPSATASSTATATLQLQQQQQQQQQSDQSTFLLQQIMQQPQRFQRMVTSDSMSALPGQGCCHRCAWTTASLWLEHQHQQWNSLTSTHGHVPPSNLQKKQRSGPMAMTPKQQNLYITQQMTQFQAVQEQVISKCSQTKAKPSSNQHMMPPKTELLQDNLIPRILPPTSHMGVFSSTLRKQQVNTGLPFPNSSGLGQDPLKSPGFVYPKAKAMPPEVLRPKLCVNPLGSQPLTHHQLSLPSVPMMSPVFSNAVWAVAAAAVATPVSKESPLSQVDNSMLQHFDSNSIIFAKAPISTPPTTLAFPSQQAVVQANQMAPGARPGHKMRAALASPRFSLLGNQSLMQSPAQGPVPVLSTKSLQQRMAGCSPISPIQGLELPSYVAANAATSQSPSSLIKTGTTPEPQDNVLPQSQSKTDGLISPSSAGSEVDFMDELLESSSVAPDEDWVCNLRLIDDILEQHAAAQNATTQNAVQVTQGAEEL
- the Mamld1 gene encoding mastermind-like domain-containing protein 1 isoform X3, encoding MDDWKSRLVIESMLPHFNMVGNRQEPRKLQESGTSKRRQEGDNFHFTGMADGGYPNKIKRPCLEDVTLSMGPGAHSTSLSTELQMPTLTMNPSSADMGVAGQSLLLENNPLDNNSMNSSAMGSPFGVSSTADMGLKGHAVPYYEKNNSIPAVDQELQDLLEELTKIQEPSSNDLDLEKILGSKPEEPLVLHHPQALLGPPAKPPVQTPHMENLGPSKDYASSCSQVTGTSLPILPSSTGISYSIPSTSKQIVSPSSSTAQAQVKNQVQTMLPVTLPPLSVPQWHHAHQLKALAASKQGSATKQQGSNRSWSSLPPPVLSPPYLPVPSPHPPPPQPPPPPFSPQNFTASCMSSNSLSGSAVQSSPNALLSSMAPSSNAALGPTLPYAPAKLTGLPHNQQPQFSPQSSILANLVSSTVKSPQGHLISALPTSTPGPSPPYRPENLSSPGLPQQSFTPQYSLIRSLTPTSNLLSQQQQQQQQQQQQQQQQQQQQQTNSIFKPMTSSQQPKTLSMIMQQGLASSSPEAPEPFTFSNTKPLSHFVSEPSTQKIASMPVPSRQPSLLHYLPQATPAHVPSATASSTATATLQLQQQQQQQQQSDQSTFLLQQIMQQPQRFQRMVTSDSMSALPGQQKKQRSGPMAMTPKQQNLYITQQMTQFQAVQEQVISKCSQTKAKPSSNQHMMPPKTELLQDNLIPRILPPTSHMGVFSSTLRKQQVNTGLPFPNSSGLGQDPLKSPGFVYPKAKAMPPEVLRPKLCVNPLGSQPLTHHQLSLPSVPMMSPVFSNAVWAVAAAAVATPVSKESPLSQVDNSMLQHFDSNSIIFAKAPISTPPTTLAFPSQQAVVQANQMAPGARPGHKMRAALASPRFSLLGNQSLMQSPAQGPVPVLSTKSLQQRMAGCSPISPIQGLELPSYVAANAATSQSPSSLIKTGTTPEPQDNVLPQSQSKTDGLISPSSAGSEVDFMDELLESSSVAPDEDWVCNLRLIDDILEQHAAAQNATTQNAVQVTQGAEEL